One region of Sus scrofa isolate TJ Tabasco breed Duroc chromosome 3, Sscrofa11.1, whole genome shotgun sequence genomic DNA includes:
- the CHP2 gene encoding calcineurin B homologous protein 2 translates to MGSRSSHAARIPDVDSIRRETGFSQASLLRLYHRFQALDRNEKGYLSRMDLQQIGALAVNPLGDRIIESFFPDGSMRVDFPGFVRVLAHFRPVDDEDEGNRDPKEPEPLNSRMNKLRFAFQLYDLDRDGKISRLEMLQVLRLMVGVQVTEEQLESIADRTVQEADEDGDGAVSFLEFAKSLEKMNIEQKMSIRILK, encoded by the exons ATGGGCTCCCGCAGCTCCCACGCCGCCAGGATCCCCGACGTGGACAGCATCCGGCGGGAGACCGGCT TCTCGCAGGCCAGTCTGCTCCGCCTCTACCACCGGTTTCAGGCGCTGGACAGGAACGAGAAAGGCTACCTGAG CCGCATGGATCTGCAACAGATTGGGGCGCTGGCCGTGAACCCCCTGGGAGACCGCATCATAGAAAGCTTCTTCCCAGATGG GAGTATGCGAGTAGACTTCCCAGGCTTTGTCAGAGTCCTGGCTCATTTTCGACCCGTGGATGATGAGGACGAGGGAAACCGGGATCCCAAGGAACCCGAACCCCTCAACAGCAGGATGAACAAGCTTCGCT tTGCATTTCAGCTCTACGACCTGGATCGAGATGGAAAGATCTCCAGGCTTGAGATGCTGCAG gtgCTCCGGTTGATGGTTGGGGTACAGGTGACAGAAGAGCAGTTGGAGAGCATCGCTGACCGCACAGTGCAGGAAGccgatgaggatggggatggcgCTGTGTCTTTCCTGGAGTTTGCCAAG TCCTTAGAGAAGATGAACATTGAGCAGAAAATGAGCATCCGCATCCTAAAGTGA